CGTTGCATCGGCTGCAGCTATACCAACGCTCGCTCTTTTCAAACTCGGCGCATCGTTGATACCGTCACCGGTCATCGCTACAGTATGCCTCTTCTCTAACACGTTCACTATCCGGAGTTTATGTTCGGGCGATACCCTTGCGAATATGTTCGCATCCTTAAGCACTTCCTCAAGTTCATCATCGCTCATAGTATCTATCTGCGGTCCGTCCAGAGCCCTACCGCTGATTCCCAGCAGACCGCCTATTGCCGTAGCGGTCTCTATATAATCGCCGGTCAACATCTTAACGTTGATCCCGGCGTCCTGTGCCATACGAATCGCTTCTTTAACACCTTCCCTCGGTGGATCGAACATACCGGCAAGACCCACGAACACCAGGTCGGATTCGTCGAACTCAACGGTTTTGCGTTCCCTGTAGGCGAGTGCGATGACCCGTAACGCTTTTCTTGACATGTTATCGAACGCTTCCTTTATCTCTCGACGGTCTTCATCTGTCATCTTTCGCACTTTTCCGTGTTTCAGTATTCGCGAACACTTCTTTATCAGTATGTCCGGGGCACCCTTTGTGTACTGCACATACCCTTTCTTCGTTCTGTGTATGGTAGACATAAGTTTACGTTTTGAATCGAACTCCAACGTAGCCACGCGCGGTTGGTCTACCTCGTGCCAAGGCATTTTGTAGGTTAAAACTTTGAGTGCGATTTCTGTAGGGTCACCGTAGGTTTGACCGGTTTCAGGGTCGTATCCGCTATCGTTACAATGTTTGGCAATCCTGGCAAAGAACTTGGATGTAGACGGATGCGCTTCTTTGATCCCTATTATCTCACCTTCGGTATCGTACCCTCTTCCTGTCACTTCAAACTGTTTACCATCCATGAAAACCTCTTTCACCGTCATCTCATTCTTAGTGAGTGTACCTGTCTTATCCGCGCATATGATATCCGTTCTCCCCAAGGATTCCACCGAGACCAGTCTACGTACCAGGACCTTGCATTCCTCCATTCTCTTGATTCCTATAGTGAGCGCTACCGTAACAACTGCCGGTAATCCTTCGGGAATCGCAGCCACACCCAACCCGACAGCGGTCTCAAACATCTCTACGATATCCCTCCCCTGAGCCCAACCGACCAAAAACACGATCGCGGTTATGGCGAGCGTTACAAGAGTTAGGGATTTGGCGAGGTGTCTGATCGTTTTAACGAGCGGTGTTTCGCGTTCGGTACGTGCTACCAGGTTTGCTATTCTACCGAGTTGTGTATCCATACCTGTTTTGACAACCACGGCTTTACCTTTACCCCTTGTGACCAATGTTCCTGCAAACACCATATTATGGAGGTCACCCAAATACTGCGTTTCAACCGCTGAACTTATCTTATCCTTTGGTACGGATTCTCCAGTGAGGACAGACTC
This genomic interval from Candidatus Micrarchaeota archaeon contains the following:
- a CDS encoding cation-transporting P-type ATPase, whose translation is MEMFGNRATRLNNRLKKLDKLDLFSIAKLTADEVCKLAKTDPDKGLSHSETLARLKAYGKNAIQTYSKKWYEVLVEQFVSPLVITLIAAGFITFFFLNDINDSLLIFILVLVNGIIGFFQEYKAERIISKLMKRIAPKVVVMRDGKPIKISSDYLVPGDILLLHTGMKIPADARVIESDRLSVNESVLTGESVPKDKISSAVETQYLGDLHNMVFAGTLVTRGKGKAVVVKTGMDTQLGRIANLVARTERETPLVKTIRHLAKSLTLVTLAITAIVFLVGWAQGRDIVEMFETAVGLGVAAIPEGLPAVVTVALTIGIKRMEECKVLVRRLVSVESLGRTDIICADKTGTLTKNEMTVKEVFMDGKQFEVTGRGYDTEGEIIGIKEAHPSTSKFFARIAKHCNDSGYDPETGQTYGDPTEIALKVLTYKMPWHEVDQPRVATLEFDSKRKLMSTIHRTKKGYVQYTKGAPDILIKKCSRILKHGKVRKMTDEDRREIKEAFDNMSRKALRVIALAYRERKTVEFDESDLVFVGLAGMFDPPREGVKEAIRMAQDAGINVKMLTGDYIETATAIGGLLGISGRALDGPQIDTMSDDELEEVLKDANIFARVSPEHKLRIVNVLEKRHTVAMTGDGINDAPSLKRASVGIAAADATDVAREAADIVMIEDHFKFIVDAIEEGRRIYDNIKKFVVYLLSSNIAEVMIIFLGMMMGWPLPLTMVQLLWINIVTDGPPALALSVDPPAPDIMKRKPLSKNTPFLDRKAWIKMLTVASLIAVTGLALFGIYIDKGILTARSVLFTSVIILEWVRVAAVRKEYGLSMFSNRYLIVALVFGLTLQLMILYVPIANDLFGTTPIGAVDWLYILIAASVVYVVNRFIIDNVVDRLM